TGTAAACATCATAGCTTTGCTGCTGACACTAATGAATTTTCCTTTCTGGGCAATTTACTTATTCAACACATAATTACGCACACACAAAACCTACACTCACACTGACCTGCAGCGTATGCTTGTTATCCTTGGACTGCAGAACTGCGGACACAGTTGCTACAGAGATGCCAGGTTTGATCTCAGAGGGCACTAGGGATTTGGCCAGCTACAGAGGGACGAGAGGTAGGGGTTTAGAGACTGttagggaaaaaaactaaacaacacCCTAATGTTCCATTTAGTgcacactacttttggccagaagGGGTTTATATATTGCTAGCCCCGATTTCCAGGCTTCTTCAAAACAGCAGAGTGATGAACGAGACTTAGGAGTATAGAAACGCCAGACAAGTGTGTTGCAACAGGCCCTACCTCTGGCAGCAGCTGGATGCGTTCCCAGCGGCGTCTGAAGGGCAGGCCCAGCACAGAGCAGCGGCGATAGGGCATGGGAGGGGGCTGCAGCTCCAGCATCAAGTCTGAGCGGTGGGACTGGGCTGGTGGGGGCTGGGTGTACTGCTCTGGACACACCACATGGAGAGGCTGGGAGGAAAGGTTATGTGCAAAAAGGTAGAGGAAGAACGTGTCCAAGGTGAAAAAAAGGAACATTGCATTACATTATACATGTATAATTGTGGTTGATTTGAACAAACAGTATCTCCTCACTTTCATTTTGAACTCAACATAGATTcattcacttaaaaaaaaaaaagagttccaGATATTGAGTGAATTGAGTACCTGGACCTCCTTGAGCAGCTTGGAGACCTGGTGGAAGTTGAGGCGAGTGTCAATGGGACAGTACACACACTTCATGGCTAGGGGCTGATACGGGGCTAACGCATCCAGGTAGGAGAAGTCTGGTTCTATGGGAGTAAGAGAACCATTTCAACAGTTAATTTATTAGACCACATATTTTAGGCACCTTGGGACCACGGAATCTGGCGTTTTTGTTTTATATAGTCTACTAATTATATTTCTTATGGACCACAAAGCTTTAGGGGCAGGTCAAGTCTCTTGTGacagactagctagctagcacaggaTTAGGGACATGGTACCATGGCTGGCAACTTGCCATGTTCTGGTAGTTGTACTCACCAGTGAAGATTATAGTGTTGAGGCTGGATTTGCCCCACAGTTCCATGAAGTGTACCACGTCCCCGAAGCGAAGAGACGGGTGTCCGGTGAACACCACACACGGTTGCCGGAACTCACTGCTGAAGTCGCCATGGATACTGGGGTAGTGCTTCAACTTGTTCGTCTGAATCAGCTGAAACATATATAGACACAAGTGTCAGAGATAGGCCAACATACAGCTATAGCTAAATTGTAAAGAACATTTTGGTTAAAATGTATAAAGTTATGATAGATTGAGTAAGTCAAAGATGCAAATGAAATGCATGGTGCAATGTAATTTCATATGGCAGCAACTCTCTTTAAAACGAATGAATTTAAAGACAGAGCCTTACCTCAGCGTGAGGGAAAGGAGGTTCTGGAAGGTAGACCTTGGACTGCTTATTGTGACAAAGCCTGTTGGATGTGTAGGGAGAGGGGAAAAGACTTATCTCCAGGGGCAAGTTTGCTACCaacagtcattttctatttaacCCAGGTTAACCTGTTTTACAGGTTTGTCTTAttgagatttatttttttattttttattacaagaAAGAAATGGCAAAGTGAAATCTACAGACAGCTCAAAAAGCACTGGTCATAGAATGTGCTAGAAGAATTTGAATTCTATGGCTCTGGAACTCACCACTCTGCGAAGATCTGTGAGAACTCCAGAGAGCTGTTGGCGACGGGAGAGATGAAGTAGAAGGGGGTGGAGCCAAGATTGGCATTCTCTATGAACTGGTAAAGACACTCCAGGAGATCATAGATCACCCCCGAGGAATAGCATGGCACCAGCACGTTGCCACCCGCACGGATCGTCATGGCTACAAGCACAACAGACAGTTTGGTCCGACACAACGTCATAGGTCAacctgtagctagctttctgtgtACATGTCTAAAATCAAAGATTAGCTAATTGTACTGTTGATGGAGCAATGGGCACTGATGAAagccaatgaccataggagttggcaagacagtacaaacagacCTGGGAACAGGACACCACATACCTAGGTTACTGCAGAAGTCCCCTAGCATGCCATCTGGGTTGGCGGTTGGCATCTGTGTGAGGCCCGTCAGAATCAGAACGTCACTGTTCTTTAGGGAGCTCTGATCCATGGGCTGTGGATGtgtggtgaggagggaggagccAGAGACGTATGAAACCTTCTCATAATGTGATTGGATGATCCAGTTAGAGCTACCCAATGAGTAACCAGAGCTCAGGGGAGTGACCTGCACGGCGCCAAACAGCTCCTGGAGAGAGAAATTATAAAAGTTAGCTTAAGTTATTACgtgaattagtgtgtgtgtttgaattatAGTGCACAAGACGGATCTCTTACCACTTTCTGCGAGTAGCCCACGAGCTGCACCTTGCTGAGAGCAGAGTTGACATCCTGCATACTGTAGCATCTCTTCCAAGTCGACACTTCAACAGCATCCTTCAGCGGGCCAGGGAGCAGCCTAAACAGACATTCAGTCTCTATATCAAGGGTCTTTAatcttttcttgcccagggacccccatCATCTTAGCAAATAAGGgcaagtaatcaacattttaaaatgaatagatttggtagatagtttcattattttgacctccccacattataattAGAAgaaatgtaaactctaacataccTTTCTAGCTAACAGGCTAACTCCAAACTAGAGaagtacatttcctgaagaaaatttGTTTTTGCTAGGTTTTTWAAAAAGTATTTATGATATTGAAATAAGTtgtgtagtggtagtgactgcttAAGTAATGGTAGGGACTGGTTATTCCTGGAAAAGTTGTTAGATGGAGAAatgtattgactgactgactggctaattGATTggataggatagcctgaacatgtgaaagctggtttggtgtctctagcttgaacggttTAAAATGTAATGGCTAAACTCGTCAAATGTGAGCATGTCATTTATTTTAGAATGCATTGTTTTGAATTATAATGATAATGACAACACTGGCGCGTTGTCCGCTTTGACACCTCGCTCATTTAGAACGCTTCTCTATTTTTGCGTTCTATCGATGGCGCTGtatcacacaaaacaaaaaaaggtcaTTATTCACCCCTTTCAAGCTCATTTGAATTGGAAGAGGTAGCTATGGGTTGAGGCTTTACCATGCATGCTAAATTAGACCAATTCATCCACTTAAGGAAACACAACATTGCTATCAGCAAAGATGATTGAAGAATTGGCCTATCCTGCTAGTGTAACCGGTGTCATGAAAAGAGTGTGCTCTCAGTTTATGAATTACATGTATATCATAAATTGACATATCCTAAACTAATACATGGAGGGCATTGGTCAGGCCTGTCACCAAGCCCATACCTTTGTATTTCCTTATACTTCCAGCAGGTAGCAGACTGGGCCTTGGGAACTCTCTCCATGAAGTTTACCAGCTCCTCCATCAGAAGTCTGAGGGCAGATAGGTAGAATCAGCTGGTGATATCCAAGATCCCCTTGACATTTTTTCTGGAATGTTGCCATTCTAATGATTCTAGAATGTGATTCTTAAAAGTGAATTGCTAGAATCACATTCTAGAATCACTCAATTTTTCTGCAATGTTGCCAACAAGTCTTTACATTCCCTGTGTTGCCAATCCTAGTGATTCTAGAATGTGATTCTAGAATGTGATTTGCCATTTTTCTGAAATTGTTGCCAATTCTAGAATGTGATTCTAGAATGTGACAGATGAATCTAGTCACGGCAGTCACCCTCCCTACCTGCCGATCTGCAGCGTTGGTTCTGTGGCGTACACAGTCCCAGTGAAGCCTGTGTGCTCGGTGATGTAAGGCAGGGCCATCATACAGTGGTAGTTGGAGATCAGGATGACATCTATGGTGGACAGGTCCAACAGCTCTTTCTGAGTGAGGAAGATGGACAAAGACACGATAAGTAAGACTACCACATTAACATGGGATGATGTTACCCACAGTGAATTATGAAGTGCCCAGGATAATTTTATTTACAGGTTGAAGGTCTGAATTATATCCAGGTTTACATTACCTCAGGGAGACAGAACTCTGGCTGTGAGTCTACAAAGACACGACCTGCACACTCTTTCAGCTCCTGAAGGTAAACATGTGTGGAGAAATGTTGGTCAACTCAAATTATGAATAAATCCATAGTAGATGAAATAGGCATGAAACAAAATGTGACCTCATACCTTCTCAAGGTTTATTGTGCCATCTTTAGACACCCATCCAGGGAGCTTGGAAAGCCTTGGGCTGGAAAAGAGAGAGGGTACTCTATCATCACGGCATGGCAGATGTAGGGGCAAATATGGCTTAATGGTAAATGTCCTTGTAATGTTAACCTMAGGGATTATTTTGGAGGGGAAGATGTAGCCTCGTTGAGAACCAGGCTTCCATAAATGGGAGTCGTGACAACAACGTGGTTTTCGAGGTATGCAACGCAAGACCACCCCAATGCTAACTGCTTTGTGGCCGATGTACAGCAGCACTGTTGTGAACCGCAGGCGGCTGCTGAgaggacggttcataataatgtccggaacgtAGAGAATAGACATGAACATAARccatatgtttgatgtatgtatttgataccattccactaactCCACTCCAGCTATTAGCACAAGCCCATTCTcccaaatgaaggtgccaccagcctcctgtgttgTGAACATCACTTTAGTCTCACCTGTGCACCAGAGGCAGTGGTAGAAACTGCAGGACAGAGGTAGTGTCCAGCCCACAGTCCAACATKATGGTGGTGGATTTGAATTTGAGGACATTGCAAGGCAGGGTGGGGTGACCTGACAGACAGTACTGAAAGAAAGAGATGCTACGCACGTTATCTYTGAACAGGCAtgatagctaagttagctagaACAACAACAATAGCAACTTGCATAGCAAATGCAAAAGAAAAACGGTCTTGTCAATAATTGGTTGCTGGCTTGTCAGTGTTCAAAAACGTGTAAATGTGTGATAACTAATTGCAGTACGTTAACTGTAAGCAAGGTAACGTTAACATGCTAGTCATGGCAAACAAAAAGAGCTACCGGTAATTGGCTAACCAGCTAGCCTAGCCAAGTAGCCATATCAACTGCATTAGCATACAAAATATAGTGCATGTTAATGGTAAATTCTCCTCATGTTGGATCAACTCACCAACTTCATCTTTATCGATTATAATGTAGACAAATGAAGTCTATCTAAAGCATTGTGGACAATTCTTACTTTTGGACTACCGCTTTGTTGAAAACACAAATTGTTGAATTTACCACCCCCTACAGTTGTGGAGTACCAAGTGTCCTTGCATGAAAGAGTTCCTCATTGACCTGTACACTATTTGGAGAtagtggctatgcatattcatgccaTGAGGCTAGTAGcgtagcatctctctccattgaatacagacGGTTGACGTCTACAACCCTCATTCAATATTMAAAAAttgattacaataatgagatgtatccaccaatccaaagaaataACAGGCGGAAGCTAAACAGCCCGCCGTGCCGCTTTGTAGTCAATGACTCCCATTGTTWGGGGAGAGACATGTATTTTgacagtatatccataatctttggatAAACGCGaaattagttagctaacgttacattaaTTCCATGATGGAACGCAAATAATCTCAAACAGATTgcctacctacacacacatattACTACATAGAAGCCATGCAGAGAGAGACGCCAAGACCGTGCCCTGTAGCTGTCAGTCTGTAGATAGCAAATGCTAACATTAAACAACTATCTACGTCAGTCGGTGGACCACTTTTAATAACAGATAGAACAAAGAGACAGATATTTCGCTTGATGtaaaatgtgaagcatccgcttggcgtttccactcactactaaATATGGTAGGGTAATGGCGTGCAGTTGGAAAATATGGAACGAGATGTATTTTGACCGAAATTCggcaaattttctcatcgatgaaacatttgatctcaatacagttttctgtttccaaaactaaaatctgttacgAAAAGAATGGACTAGGATTTGTAGACTTTAGCCTTTGCAAAAAGAAAATTGTAATCGAGTTATTGCGCACgcgcacttcagagtaggcgttaCCTAACGGACATATGCAGATCTTTGCTAGaaacgccaataggatctcgcaggctcgtgcttggctctgcccactatgactcatttgttcacattggaaacgacaggcggTGGCCTGTCTTGGTTTACTTATAAAATTTTTGACTTCATTGTCCCAACCAATGTTCCCGATTTGTTCCCAACGAAAAACTGCTGCAACGGTAGCTATATCTAACTAACTTTATCAGCTACTAGCCAACCTAGTAACTGAGGTCGATTTAGCTAATGATGGACTCTTATAGCTTCGATGCAACCAATAGTTTTTACATTGTCCTAACTCTCTTGGTTGCAACAAAGCTAACTGACTCGGTGACATTCTAATGTGTTTACTTCCTTTGACAGATCTGAGGTGCAAGTTGAGTCTATTCGCAGGAATGGGAAATTCAAACTCCTGTAGTAACAATCTAGGGATCCCCCCAGCAAAAGGGCCCAATGCCGTGGGATGTTCAGATTTCATGATGGATCACTCTGTAAAGGTAATCAGTGTTGTTTTCATTTTCCTAAATGCAAAACTAACTGGTAACAACAACTGAAGCTGTCagtctggtctcatagactagacgtaacatagtaaacgtaaatccgtgagactgaaattagtatgacatgttaactttggtatggttacataagatacAAGGTTACTAAATAAGGCATTAAGGTAAAAACGAAAGGGGGGTGGATGGTTTCTTGTTTGATTCTTATCAtgtacaactttagcattttagctaattagcaacttttctaCTTCTTTTTGGatttggaattcgtaacatatcatacgtttgtACAGTCGTAACTTATTGTACATTTTGGAAATTCCTAACATTGTATTAATTTAATTTGGAActttgtacaaattgcaattcataacatatacgaaatggatgatggaaatCTACAAATTAATACAGACTATATGAAACATCATACCAAATTAGtgatcatactaaatggagtgtctcggattcaCCTACAGAATAATAGGAAATGTTCTGAGACCATGCTGAAACTGTCTGTCACTAGGGTACCTTCTTTCGGCTATACTATCCATGTGTAGCACACGAGGATGCTGAAAAACCAGACTGGATCCCAAGCAAAGAATATTTCTATGGGCTTGCAGACTTCATGAATATCAACAGAGGCCTGAGTGAACTGATTTTTAATTACTTCTTTGGTAAATATATTTACTCTATGATAAATTACCATTTAGTTTATTTTAGCTATAGTGATCCTGGAACATATCGTACAACTCATGTAGGCTAGATCTACCATGTTTTATGCAGTACCATGTTTTATGCAGTGTAAAGTATGTTATTCGATCACTCACAAACTGTATTTGAGTTGttataacatgtttttttgttgttttttttgtaaaggATCTTTTAAGATACCTGCTGCCATGAATGCCCCATATAAACAGAATGGGAAGTGTCCAGTAGTTGTCTTCTCTCATGGACTTGGAGCTTTCAGGTACAGAGAGAAGTTACCATTTAATTGTTCAcattacatgtacagtgccttcagaaagtattctcaccccttgactgtatccacattttattgtgttacacagtggtgtaaagtactgaagaaaaaatactttaaggtactacttcagtagttttttggggtatctgtactttactatttatatttttgacaacttttacttacac
Above is a genomic segment from Salvelinus sp. IW2-2015 linkage group LG28, ASM291031v2, whole genome shotgun sequence containing:
- the ints9 gene encoding integrator complex subunit 9 isoform X3, whose amino-acid sequence is MLDCGLDTTSVLQFLPLPLVHSPRLSKLPGWVSKDGTINLEKELKECAGRVFVDSQPEFCLPEKELLDLSTIDVILISNYHCMMALPYITEHTGFTGTVYATEPTLQIGRLLMEELVNFMERVPKAQSATCWKYKEIQRLLPGPLKDAVEVSTWKRCYSMQDVNSALSKVQLVGYSQKVELFGAVQVTPLSSGYSLGSSNWIIQSHYEKVSYVSGSSLLTTHPQPMDQSSLKNSDVLILTGLTQMPTANPDGMLGDFCSNLAMTIRAGGNVLVPCYSSGVIYDLLECLYQFIENANLGSTPFYFISPVANSSLEFSQIFAEWLCHNKQSKVYLPEPPFPHAELIQTNKLKHYPSIHGDFSSEFRQPCVVFTGHPSLRFGDVVHFMELWGKSSLNTIIFTEPDFSYLDALAPYQPLAMKCVYCPIDTRLNFHQVSKLLKEVQPLHVVCPEQYTQPPPAQSHRSDLMLELQPPPMPYRRCSVLGLPFRRRWERIQLLPELAKSLVPSEIKPGISVATVSAVLQSKDNKHTLQVSPVPKPPPLPPSKKRKRVVEEPPEVLAPKPLLSGAVPLEAFLAMLHKHGITEVKVEETADGHILHLQAEDTLIQLEEDGTHIVCDDNEPLRTALRDLVLRFLMKL
- the ints9 gene encoding integrator complex subunit 9 isoform X1, which gives rise to MKLYCLSGHPTLPCNVLKFKSTTIMLDCGLDTTSVLQFLPLPLVHSPRLSKLPGWVSKDGTINLEKELKECAGRVFVDSQPEFCLPEKELLDLSTIDVILISNYHCMMALPYITEHTGFTGTVYATEPTLQIGRLLMEELVNFMERVPKAQSATCWKYKEIQRLLPGPLKDAVEVSTWKRCYSMQDVNSALSKVQLVGYSQKVELFGAVQVTPLSSGYSLGSSNWIIQSHYEKVSYVSGSSLLTTHPQPMDQSSLKNSDVLILTGLTQMPTANPDGMLGDFCSNLAMTIRAGGNVLVPCYSSGVIYDLLECLYQFIENANLGSTPFYFISPVANSSLEFSQIFAEWLCHNKQSKVYLPEPPFPHAELIQTNKLKHYPSIHGDFSSEFRQPCVVFTGHPSLRFGDVVHFMELWGKSSLNTIIFTEPDFSYLDALAPYQPLAMKCVYCPIDTRLNFHQVSKLLKEVQPLHVVCPEQYTQPPPAQSHRSDLMLELQPPPMPYRRCSVLGLPFRRRWERIQLLPELAKSLVPSEIKPGISVATVSAVLQSKDNKHTLQVSPVPKPPPLPPSKKRKRVVEEPPEVLAPKPLLSGAVPLEAFLAMLHKHGITEVKVEETADGHILHLQAEDTLIQLEEDGTHIVCDDNEPLRTALRDLVLRFLMKL
- the ints9 gene encoding integrator complex subunit 9 isoform X2; translation: MKLYCLSGHPTLPCNVLKFKSTTIMLDCGLDTTSVLQFLPLPLVHSPRLSKLPGWVSKDGTINLEKELKECAGRVFVDSQPEFCLPEKELLDLSTIDVILISNYHCMMALPYITEHTGFTGTVYATEPTLQIGRLLMEELVNFMERVPKAQSATCWKYKEIQRLLPGPLKDAVEVSTWKRCYSMQDVNSALSKVQLVGYSQKVELFGAVQVTPLSSGYSLGSSNWIIQSHYEKVSYVSGSSLLTTHPQPMDQSSLKNSDVLILTGLTQMPTANPDGMLGDFCSNLAMTIRAGGNVLVPCYSSGVIYDLLECLYQFIENANLGSTPFYFISPVANSSLEFSQIFAEWLCHNKQSKVYLPEPPFPHAELIQTNKLKHYPSIHGDFSSEFRQPCVVFTGHPSLRFGDVVHFMELWGKSSLNTIIFTEPDFSYLDALAPYQPLAMKCVYCPIDTRLNFHQVSKLLKEVQPLHVVCPEQYTQPPPAQSHRSDLMLELQPPPMPYRRCSVLGLPFRRRWERIQLLPELAKSLVPSEIKPGISVATVSAVLQSKDNKHTLQPVPKPPPLPPSKKRKRVVEEPPEVLAPKPLLSGAVPLEAFLAMLHKHGITEVKVEETADGHILHLQAEDTLIQLEEDGTHIVCDDNEPLRTALRDLVLRFLMKL